Genomic window (Ureibacillus composti):
GCATTAGATTTGGTTGGAAATGAGCAGGAAGTTATGATTATCGGGGGCGAACAAATTTTTAGAATGAGTCTTGATATTGCAGACCGCCTTTATATAACGTACATCAATCATGAGTTTCCTGGGGATACATATTTTCCAGAATATGATGATAAAGAATGGGAACTCGTTTCTCAGCAAGACCCAATTCACACAAATGAAGGGTTTACTTATGAATACTTAATTTTTGATCGAGTAAATAAGAAACCAGCCATTTTAAAGGATGGAAGATTACTTTTAAATCAAGAGTATATCCAGCCTGAAATTACGCCAAGTCTAAAAAATCAAAAATAATACGCACAACCCAAGAGAATGGAATTGACCCATTCTCTTTTTTTGTAAAAAAATGAAACCTATGTAAAATTTGTTCGTATATAAGTCTACAAAGTCAAAAGTGCAAAATTATGGTAAACGTGTTTTTAAGTTATTTTCGATAACTTTAAATAAAAAGAACTCACATTAGGGGGAATAAGCGAATGGAAATTTTAAGTATGGCTTCCCTACTAGTCTTCTTGGTAGTACTAGTAGTATTAGGTGGTATTGGGTATGGTGTGTATTTTGTCATAACTCAAAGACTGCAAATTAAGGCAAAACCAACAGAGGTATTAATTGTTACAGGGCCAAAATTAGGAGATCCTGAAAAGGATAGTTCGATTTATGTGGGGATGGACGAAAAGGGAAATCCTAATGGAAAAATGGTTAAGGTTGCTCGCGGGGGTCACAGACGAAGACGCTTCCAAGTAGTTGAAAAAATTGAACTGAACGTTATACAAATTAAAATTAATACAACTGCTCATGCTGGCGGAGAAATACAAGTTGAAGCAGAAGGAACAGCAACAATTTCGGTTGGGGAAGACAACGAATCAATTATTCGTTTTGCTGAAAAATTAGGTGCCATTGAGCCTTCACAGCGAAAACAAATTTTAACGAATATTTTAGAAGATAACTTTCGCGCAGTTATTACAGAAACAAAGATTGATAAGTTATATTCTGATAAAGAAACATTTAAAAATGCAGTAAAGACATTAGCAGAACCAGAAATCGCAGCTCTAGGTATGAAAATTGACTCGATCGGTTTAAGTGAACTACGTGACGTTGAGAAAAATGGATACATCAGTAACTTAGGCCGAGCAACAATTGAAACTTCCCGAGAGCTAGCAGAAAAAGCTCAATCTGACGCGAATAGAAATATTGAAAACCATAAGTTAGCTAATGACTTAGAACAAAAACGTAAACAAGTTGATGCAAACAAAGAAAAATCAGAATTAGAGAAGCAGTTAAAACTAACAGAAGCAGAAAACAAAAAGGTAGAAGATACTGCTCGTGCGAACTCTGACTTAGCCTATGATTTAGAAAAAGAGAAATTAAATAAAGCGTTAACAGAAACTAGATTAGCCAATGAATTAGACGAGAACCAACGTAAACTTAGTGTAGACAAAGCTAGAAATGATTTGCGTTTACAAGAATTAGAGATTAAAAAAGCTGAAGACAAAGCGCAAGCGGAAATCGAAGCACAACGTAAACAAATTGAAGAAGAAACACAGGCAAGAATTAAGCAAATCCAAGTAGAAACAGAACGTAAAGTTACAGAAACAAAAGCAAAGGCAGAAGCAACACGTAAAACAGAAGAAGCAAAAGCAAGAGCAACAGAAATTGAAGCGATTGGGCTTGCTGAAGCAAAAGCGGAAGAAGAAAAAGGGAAAGCAAAAGCGAAAAGTATTACATTAATTGGTACTGCCGAAGCGACAGCATTACGTGAGAAAGCCGAAGCATTAAATCTACTTGGTGAAGCTGGTAAACTTGAAATGATTCTGAATGTATTACCTCAATTTGCCGAAGCAATTGCACGTCCATTATCCAATATTGATGATGTGAAAATTATTGACATGGGCAATGGTGAAGGATTAAATGCACTGCCAACACAAGTAACAAAAAACGTGACAGCAGTTCAAGAGGTACTACAAGCGACGACTGGTCTCAATTTAACTGACTTAATGACGAATGTATCGAAATTAGGTGCTAATCAAACAGTCGTGAATGTTGAAAAAGGCGCTCAGGAACAAAATTCTATAGAGCCAATTGTAAATCAAGTACTGGAAAAACAACCACGACCTGTTGAGGTTCCAGAAGTAGATAAACTTTCGGATAAATAATAAATTAATAGTCAAAATGACAAAAAAACAGGAGATGTCTTTTCAAAAGGTCATCTCCTGTTTTTCAATTTATAAATAAAACGCTATACAAACTACCATACATGCACAGCCACCAATCACGAACAGATGCCAGATTGCATGGTTATATGGAAGCTTTCTCCAAGCATAAAAAATCGATCCAAATGTAAATAACAATCCACCAGCTAATAAAACTGTGAAACCGTCAAACTGTAACAACTCATACAATGGTTTTATTGCAAAAACAATCATCCATCCCATCGCAATATATAATAAAAGGGAAAATGTTTCAAAGCGATGGATAAAGAGGCATTTAAAAACTATCCCGAACAGTGCAATTCCCCAAACGATACATAATAATACAATCCCTAAAACGCCTTTAATGGCAATTAATAAAAAAGGAGTATAGGTACCAGCAATAAGAACGTATATTGAAGAATGATCTAAAATTGAGAAAAACTTCTTATATTTTTCGGGCATACTATGTAATAACGTAGACATTAAAAAAAGTAATACTAGAGAAGCACCAAATATGGAATACGATACGATTTGGACTGCGCTTTCAGATTGAACAGCTAAAAATATGAGAATCACACAGGTTGGAATACTTAAAAATAAACCAAATCCATGTGTAATAGCATTCCAAAGTTCTTCTTTTAAATTTTTATAATCAAAGGCTTGTTCTTCTTGCATCATTATTTCACTCCTTAAGTCTAAACTATGCTAATCTTGTTTAAATTGCTCTTTTTAAATTTTTTCTACGACGCTTAAAACCAAGTGGCTTCGCTTTTCTTAATACTAACTTTACTACGATAAAATCATTATGCCCATTATCATTTGTCATATGTTTGGAAGTTACTTGAACATACAAGAGTAGCGTCATATCAGCTTTCAGTAAGTAATGAGATTACATTTGTCATCTTTACAACTAGTGGAAAAACTACTTATAATTGGCCTAATGCTAATAAAGGATGTGTCATTGTGAGTCGAATACATATAGTTACTGATTCAACATCTGACTTGTCAAAAGATGAAATTATCGCTAATGACATTCATGTAGTTCCGTTAACAATTCAAATTGATGGAGAAACTTTTGTAGATGGTGTTGATGTACAACCTGATACTTTTCTAGAATTAATGAAAAACTCAAAAAATCTTCCTAAAAGTTCTCAACCAGCAACTGGGAAATTTAAAGAATTATATGATGTGCTTGGAAAAAATGGAGACAGAATTATTTCCATACATATGACAGGTGGAATGAGTGGAACATACGAATCTGCTAGACAAGCAGCGAGTATGTCAGATTCTGATGTAACAGTCATTGATTCTCGCTTTATTGCCATAGGATTAGCCATTCAAATTCGTGAAGCTATTCGTTTGCGTAAAGAAGGGGCAAGTGTTGAAGAAATTGTAAAGCGCCTTGAAGTTGTAAGAGACAATACAAATTTATTTGTTGTCGTTGATACATTAGAGAATTTAATCAAAGGTGGCCGTATAGGTAAAGGTAAGGGAATGATCGGTTCTCTATTAAATATTAAACCAATCGCATCGTTAGAAAATGGTGAATATACACCGGTTTCAAAAGCACGAAGCTACAAACAAGTAATCAATTATTTATTTAATCAATTCCAGGAAGATACAGCAGGTAAACAGGTTAAGGCTGTCGGTATTTCTCATGCAGATGGCTTAAATACGATGGGGAACTCTTTAATTGGACTCATTGAATCAACAGGATTCAAAGACGTAGAAATTAAATTTACTTCACCTATTATCAGTACTCATACTGGTCGTGGGGCAATTGGGTTTATATACTTTGCCGAATAGTGAGAATTTAAAATTTTATTTTTCAAACAATTCAATAAATATAAATGTGTCAGCTTCCTAATAGAGGAGTTGGCACTTTTTTGTTGAAAGAAAAGTAAGGTGAATAAGAACAGCGTTTTCATGATGAGTGGAAAAGTTTTTTTGCGAACAGTTAAAATAAGTGAGACCAAACACTCTAGTATTTCGTAGATAAATAGTGAAACCGATCTGAAGGAGAAGTGATGAATTAAGTGAGATCCTACCCAATAGATGTAAGAATAAAAGAATTAGTTGAGTTTGCGAAGAAAAAGTTTGGATTAAACAACTATTATTTACAAGAATATCAGTTTCATCGAAGCATTAATTTCTTCAACGAAACGGTTTATACGTTATCTATGGAATGGTTCCCCAACGATGCGGTACAAGAAGATGGTTCAAACCCAGAAGGTACAGCAAGTATTGAGTTAGACATAACAAGTCGTAAATTTAAAAGTGCAATTTTTGTAAATGGTAAGTCCTTTTCAGTAGATGGGGTTAAGTTTAGCAATAATAGGGATGACATCATTAAATGGGTAGAAAATGAAACAGGATTACAGTTTGACAAGCAATTTAAAATACACAAACAAAATGAAGGGGAATTTTACTTTATGGCATGCGTGGATGGTGTTTCCGTATCACCGTCTGGTTATATTGATGTCAAGTTTAACGCGGATGGGGAGCTCACTTTATTTTCCATATATGGCCAATTTCCCTCAAAAGATCTAATTAAAGAAGAAAAATTTACACTTACCCTTGATCGATTAGGATATTTGAAAAAAGAACAATTGAAGTTGATTGAATCTCACTTATATGAACAGAAGAAATTTATTCCTATATATGCGATGGAAGAGATTTTTGTTACAAATGATGGAGAAACAGCAATACCATTTGAGGTTTTTACAGATAAAAGCCAGTTTTTAAACATCAATCAAACAATATATTGGGATGAACCAATTAATAAATCGTTTAAACGGAAAAAGATTCGCTGGATTGAAGAACTTACAGCAGAACAAGCATTTTCATGTGAACCTTCTCCTGATTCGTTCCCAATTACAAAGGTAGAACAAGAAAAATGTATGATAGCAGTTCAGAATCTTCTAAGAATGGAGTATCCGAATGAATCTGGAAATTGGAAATTATACTTTCTATATCGTGATAAAGGATATATTCACGCTACTCTTAGAGAAAATAAACAAAACAATCGTTTATTTCAGAGTAAAATTAAGGTAATGATTGATGGATCCAGCGTACAAGTTGTGAATTATATGGATAGCAAACTGATATTGAATGTCTTTGACAACTTTCAAGAGCCTGCTCAAATAACAATCTCAAAGGATCAAGCCTATCAAAAATTGAAACAATTCTTTGAACTAAAGCCTTTTTATGTTTATGACTTAAACCGAAAGCATTATGTTTTATGTGGAAAATTAGATTGTCACTACGGGGTGAATGCAGCAAGTGGAGAAGTGCGAGCATTAGATGATTTGTAGTTTTAATAGTTTATGAAAGGGAACGAATTAAACTTGTAACCTTTTAAAGATTATTAGTTTCGCTTTTATTATTAGGATTAGAATCGTAGTTAAAAAGAAATAATGATTAAGGAAACAGATTTATATTATTCTATTAAGCTTTTGCAATTCTTAGGAGTTGATGAGACTGGTTTATCAAGGGAAAACTCAACAAGGATATTTGTACTTTTTAGCAATGGTATTGTTATTAACAATAAGTAATATTAAGTTAGATGGGTATGATGAAAAATATTTGTATATACAAATCGTTGTTTGTACTTTTACACTACTTACGGTTTGTTTTCGATTTAAATTTACAATTTACGAAAAAAAATTAACCTATCGTATCGAATTATTTATATTTCAAATATATCAGAAGGAAATAGGTATTAATGAA
Coding sequences:
- a CDS encoding flotillin domain-containing protein; this encodes MEILSMASLLVFLVVLVVLGGIGYGVYFVITQRLQIKAKPTEVLIVTGPKLGDPEKDSSIYVGMDEKGNPNGKMVKVARGGHRRRRFQVVEKIELNVIQIKINTTAHAGGEIQVEAEGTATISVGEDNESIIRFAEKLGAIEPSQRKQILTNILEDNFRAVITETKIDKLYSDKETFKNAVKTLAEPEIAALGMKIDSIGLSELRDVEKNGYISNLGRATIETSRELAEKAQSDANRNIENHKLANDLEQKRKQVDANKEKSELEKQLKLTEAENKKVEDTARANSDLAYDLEKEKLNKALTETRLANELDENQRKLSVDKARNDLRLQELEIKKAEDKAQAEIEAQRKQIEEETQARIKQIQVETERKVTETKAKAEATRKTEEAKARATEIEAIGLAEAKAEEEKGKAKAKSITLIGTAEATALREKAEALNLLGEAGKLEMILNVLPQFAEAIARPLSNIDDVKIIDMGNGEGLNALPTQVTKNVTAVQEVLQATTGLNLTDLMTNVSKLGANQTVVNVEKGAQEQNSIEPIVNQVLEKQPRPVEVPEVDKLSDK
- a CDS encoding DegV family protein is translated as MSRIHIVTDSTSDLSKDEIIANDIHVVPLTIQIDGETFVDGVDVQPDTFLELMKNSKNLPKSSQPATGKFKELYDVLGKNGDRIISIHMTGGMSGTYESARQAASMSDSDVTVIDSRFIAIGLAIQIREAIRLRKEGASVEEIVKRLEVVRDNTNLFVVVDTLENLIKGGRIGKGKGMIGSLLNIKPIASLENGEYTPVSKARSYKQVINYLFNQFQEDTAGKQVKAVGISHADGLNTMGNSLIGLIESTGFKDVEIKFTSPIISTHTGRGAIGFIYFAE
- a CDS encoding hemolysin III family protein; the encoded protein is MQEEQAFDYKNLKEELWNAITHGFGLFLSIPTCVILIFLAVQSESAVQIVSYSIFGASLVLLFLMSTLLHSMPEKYKKFFSILDHSSIYVLIAGTYTPFLLIAIKGVLGIVLLCIVWGIALFGIVFKCLFIHRFETFSLLLYIAMGWMIVFAIKPLYELLQFDGFTVLLAGGLLFTFGSIFYAWRKLPYNHAIWHLFVIGGCACMVVCIAFYL
- a CDS encoding dihydrofolate reductase — its product is MISLIVAHDKNRVIGYKKGMPWHLPGELQYFKEKTMGKPMIMGRKTFESIGRPLPGRRNIVITRNTDYEAEGIEIVSSLEEALDLVGNEQEVMIIGGEQIFRMSLDIADRLYITYINHEFPGDTYFPEYDDKEWELVSQQDPIHTNEGFTYEYLIFDRVNKKPAILKDGRLLLNQEYIQPEITPSLKNQK